The following nucleotide sequence is from Pseudonocardia sp. C8.
GGCGGGCGGCCAGGAACAGCAGGACGTCGAGCGCCCGGCCCACCGCGGGCGAGGTGCTGCTGGCGGTCACGGTGTCCACCGTACGAGTCCGGAGTCTCGGATCCCAGACGAAGCCGGTTCCCCTGCGGTGGATCGCGGCGCCCGGGGCGCGTCCACTGGGCACAGTGCCGACGACGCAGCCGACGACGCAGCGCCGACGAAGGAGTCCGCCATGCCCCCGTCCCGTCCCGCGGTGCGTGCCCCCCGCGGTCCCGAGCTGACCTGCCGCGGCTGGCCGCAGGAGGCCGCGCTGCGGATGCTCATGAACAACCTCGACCCCGAGGTCGCCGAGCGGCCGGAGGACCTCGTCGTCTACGGCGGCACCGGGCGCGCCGCCCGGAGCTGGTCGGCGTTCGACGCGATCGTCGCCTGCCTGCGCGAGCTCGCCGGCGACGAGACCCTGCTGATCCAGTCCGGCAAGCCGGTCGGCGTGCTGCGCACCCACGAGTGGGCGCCGCGGGTGCTGCTGGCCAACTCCAACCTCGTCGCCGACTGGGCCGACTGGTCCGAGTTCCGCCGCCTCGAGGCCGCCGGGCTGATGATGTACGGCCAGATGACCGCCGGCTCGTGGATCTACATCGGGACCCAGGGCATCCTGCAGGGCACCTACGAGACCTTCGCCGCGGTCGCCCGCAAGCGGTTCGGCGGCTCGCTGGCCGGCACGATCACGCTGACCGCGGGCCTCGGCGGGATGGGCGGGGCGCAGCCGCTCGCCGTGACCATGAACGGCGGCGTGGTGCTCTGCGTCGAGTGCGATCCGGCCCGGATCGAGCGGCGGCTCGCGCACCGCTACCTCGACGTGCGCGCCGACGACCTCGACGACGCCCTGCACCGCGCGGTCGCGGCCCGCGACGAGAACCGGGCGCTGTCGATCGGCGTCGTCGGCAACGCCGCCGAGGTGGTCCCCGAGCTGCTGCGGCGGGCCGCGCCGATCGACGTCGTCACCGACCAGACCTCGGCCCACGACCCGCTGTCCTACCTGCCCCTCGGCACGGCCGTGGAGGACATGGCCGCCGAGGCCGCCGCGGACCCGGAGGGGTTCACGAAGCGGGCCCGGGCCTCGATGGCCGCCCACGTCGAGGCGATGGTCGGCTTCGGGGACCGGGGCGCGGAGGTGTTCGACTACGGCAACTCGATCCGCGACGAGGCGCGCCGCGGCGGCTACCACCGGGCGTTCGACTTCCCCGGGTTCGTGCCCGCCTACATCCGCCCGCAGTTCGAACGGGGCCGCGGGCCGTTCCGGTGGGCGGCCCTGTCCGGCGACCCGGCCGACATCGCCGCCACCGACCGGGCGATCCTCGAGCTGTTCGGCGCCGACGAGAGCCTCCGCCGGTGGATCACCCTGGCCGGGGAGCGGGTCGCGTTCGAGGGACTGCCGGCCCGGATCTGCTGGCTCGGCTACGGCGAGCGGCACCGGGCCGGGCTGCGCTTCAACGAGATGGTGGCCTCCGGCGAGGTGAGCGCCCCGATCGTGATCGGGCGCGACCACCTCGACTCCGGGTCGGTGGCCTCGCCGTACCGGGA
It contains:
- the hutU gene encoding urocanate hydratase; translation: MPPSRPAVRAPRGPELTCRGWPQEAALRMLMNNLDPEVAERPEDLVVYGGTGRAARSWSAFDAIVACLRELAGDETLLIQSGKPVGVLRTHEWAPRVLLANSNLVADWADWSEFRRLEAAGLMMYGQMTAGSWIYIGTQGILQGTYETFAAVARKRFGGSLAGTITLTAGLGGMGGAQPLAVTMNGGVVLCVECDPARIERRLAHRYLDVRADDLDDALHRAVAARDENRALSIGVVGNAAEVVPELLRRAAPIDVVTDQTSAHDPLSYLPLGTAVEDMAAEAAADPEGFTKRARASMAAHVEAMVGFGDRGAEVFDYGNSIRDEARRGGYHRAFDFPGFVPAYIRPQFERGRGPFRWAALSGDPADIAATDRAILELFGADESLRRWITLAGERVAFEGLPARICWLGYGERHRAGLRFNEMVASGEVSAPIVIGRDHLDSGSVASPYRETEAMHDGSDAVADWPLLNALVNTASGASWVSIHHGGGVGIGRSQHAGQVCVADGTELAARKLERVLTNDPATGVLRHVDAGYPDAARVAAERGVRVPMQEHP